In the Streptomyces sp. SJL17-4 genome, CGGGACGGAGATGCCGAGGAACAGGACGGGTGCCTCCAGGACGTCCTGGAGGTCGGCGGCCGGGCCCGAGCCGCCCTCGCGGGTGTAGCGGACCTTGGCGCCGTCGAAGGCCCGGCTCATCGCCCCGGCGACCGCCTTGAGGGCGGGGTGGTCGAGCGGGGTGAGGCAGGGGCGGGTCGGGGCGCCGAAGACGATCTCGTACCGGATGCCGGCGGGGACGAGAGGGGCGAGCCAGTCCCGTACCGCGAGCTCGATCTTGGCCGGGTCCTGGCCGGCGACCAGCCGGAACGACAGCTTGAGCTGGGCGGAGGCGGGGACGATCGTCTTTCCGCCGGGGCCCTGGTAGCCGCCGCCGATGCCGTTGACCTCGGCGGTGGGGCGGGCCCAGACGCGCTCCAGGGTGGAGAAGCCGGCCTCGCCGAGGGTGCCGTGCGACTTCGCCGTACGCAGCCAGGCGGCCTCGTCGAAGGGCAGCTCGGCGACGAGGGCGCGCTCGGCGTCCGTGAGCTCCGTCACTCCCTCGTAGAAGCCGGGGATCGCCACGTGCTCGTCTGCGTCGTGGAGGGCCGCGACGATCCGGCCGGCGACGGTGGCCGGGTTCGGGACGGCACCGCCGAAGGAGCCGGAGTGGATGTCCTGGTCGGGGCCGTACAGCTCGATCTCGCAGTCGGCGACCCCGCGCATGCCGGTGCACACGGTGGGGGTGGTCTCGGACCACATGCCGGTGTCGGAGACGATCACGGCGTCGGTGGCGAGGCGCTCGGCGCGGGTCTCGACGAGGGTCCGGAAGTGCGGGGAACCGGACTCCTCCTCACCCTCGACGATCAGCTTGAGGTTGACGGCGGGCGTGGTGCGGCCGGTGGCGGCGAGGTGCGCCCGCACGCCGAGGGTGTGGAAGAACACCTGCCCTTTGTCGTCGGCCGCCCCGCGCGCGTACATCCGTCCGTCGACCACGGTCGGCTCGAACGGGTCCGTGTGCCAGCCGTCCTCGCGGGCGGCGGGCTGCACGTCGTGGTGGCCGTAGACGAGGACCGTCGGCGCGTCCGGGTCCCCGGAGGGCCACTCGGCGAAGACGGCGGGGGCGCCGTCGGTCTCCCAGACCTCGAC is a window encoding:
- a CDS encoding dipeptidase; protein product: MSETPDSAVHAVRTYIEQHRAAFLGDLTEWLRIPSVSAQPDRAGDVRRSAEWLAAKLTETGFPTVEVWETDGAPAVFAEWPSGDPDAPTVLVYGHHDVQPAAREDGWHTDPFEPTVVDGRMYARGAADDKGQVFFHTLGVRAHLAATGRTTPAVNLKLIVEGEEESGSPHFRTLVETRAERLATDAVIVSDTGMWSETTPTVCTGMRGVADCEIELYGPDQDIHSGSFGGAVPNPATVAGRIVAALHDADEHVAIPGFYEGVTELTDAERALVAELPFDEAAWLRTAKSHGTLGEAGFSTLERVWARPTAEVNGIGGGYQGPGGKTIVPASAQLKLSFRLVAGQDPAKIELAVRDWLAPLVPAGIRYEIVFGAPTRPCLTPLDHPALKAVAGAMSRAFDGAKVRYTREGGSGPAADLQDVLEAPVLFLGISVPSDGWHAPNEKIELDLLMKGVETTAHLWGDLPTALRPV